AAATTCTGTAATTCGCAAAATAGCCTTGAAGAAACTTACTCAATAGACACGGAATCGTCATCACCAACAATATGTGGAACGACCGATATATGGGGCCTGCAAATTAAGAGATTTTAATTATTCACATTTCACATTTACAAATTCACTTTGATTACATGGTATAAAAGTATCTAAAAATTATGAAGAGAAACTGCCTGATGGAATTCATGTAGACGCGTCtgccaacgaaaaaaaaaatgaaccaAGCCggaagttttgaaaaattggtGTGTTAGCACTGAAATATATTGCAAAGCCCACGTGGTATGGAAAATTAAAACTGTTGGATTCGTAATATAAACtcgataaaattaaacttaaaaaaaaaaaaataataaaaaaattataatttattaatttaagaaCTGATggacaaaatatataaaaattcaaatatatacaaatttatgCAGTGTTGAATAACGTCAAAATTAAAGCTCAGACCCGTAAGTGTCACCACCAAATTACTCAAAATTTCGTAACCAATACATTTAATCAACTAAttgttaaaattaatataaaatatataaactaaaaccaaaaaaaaataaaagtttagtAGTCGTTGCAATTATCTTCATCCACCTCATTGCAATTGCAGTAGTTGGGTGCTATATCGGATCCCAGATCTTCCTCGCCAATAGTAACACAACGCACGTTGCATGGATATTTCTGAAAAATCCGTTTGAATAAaagaaatttcaaaatttaaatttaatataagcCCACCACTATGACCAGCGGATGTCCATTTTCATCTGATAGGCCAACATTGTCGCACCCATCACCTTGGTTCTGCCGATTCAGGATGTACTTGCTTATGCAGCAAATCATTATCTGAAAATTAGCTTATCGATAAACCTATTCATTTAATCCTATTTTACTTACTAGAAACTTCAAGGATAATGCCCAAAGAGCCAGAAGAATGTAGACAAAATTCGTAATAGCTCCGTGGAATATTGGCAGACACCCGTTCGTGTTTATCGACTCCACGGTGAGGGCAGGGATGGGCCTGCTTTCAGAAATACCACCACCGGGCGAAAAGTTGTTGTAGCAACTTTCACAGGATCTTTTGCAACAGGCATATGGAGCAAGGATTGTCAACGAACAGTTATCCCCCTGGTTGGGCATCCACTCTGCATTCATCCAGTCCTTGTAGTCATGCGCACCGCAGCACTCTTTGTGCCACTGCAATCCGTCCCAGAGCAGTTTCCACTCCGGGCACGAGTAATACAAGTCGATCCCCCGGATTAGAGAGGTTTCAACCGCACTTTCCAGTACATTGACTCCATGGTATAGGTTCCAAACACATCCGAAGCCAGAGGCTACAATAACGCAGGAGTACAAGAGCCACAAGGCTAAGATCAGGTGGACGTTCGGTGTACATCGCCTCCTCCACAATCGCCGCCACATGGAGATGCTAACCAGAAACGTCACCAGTAGCTGGACACCGTACATGTACAAACCGAACACGTAGCCGTAGACAAGTCTGGACTCAATATCTGCCAGGTAGCTGGTAAGTACAACGTGATAGTAGGCGGTAACCACCAGGAATAGTAATCCGATCACAGCCTCGGCTATCAACAGCAGGGTAACGTAAAGGGATGCACGTCGGAAAGGTTGGCGCATTTGGTCATCCTCGTGGGCATAGGACAATTATTTGGGTTGTCGACAATGTGAAAGATCTGAACTCGAATTTCATTTGAAGTGACGGTCAAAGCAAGGATTGAAATCAATTCCAACAAAACCTAAGGGTATTTTATACTTATTtgtcttttaaatattttaaaatttgctacattttttagccaaaacattgttttttttacaaaaatttaaacaaaccTCCCGTTGTTTATTTCGAACGGTACGGCAGCACTGCTCCTGTGTTATTCAAACGTGGCGCCATTATGAAAAATGTGACCAGATAAAAGGTAGCTAATGGGAAGATGGTAGCGACGTTACACAACACTGGATTTGAACAAGACCCATCTGTTTACCGAACCACCCAACCTTCTTCTCCGGGGCtataaaaacaatactctGGCTGTTGATGCAACTCAGACGTGGGCAACCAAAGCCAGAGAAAAGAACTCAAAGTAGAGACACCTGTGAAACCCCAAAGTAAATAAACAACAGAGTTTGGAGCCATTCGATTTGCCGGCATCTTGCATAACCAAAAGactaagaaaacaaaaacaaaatgcaatCCATGGCCAGACAATCCGCTAAAATGTTTCCCCAGGTGGGAAAACAAGGTGTGTGCGATTATCCCGTGTCCATTGTGAAgtgttattaattataattattaatttttttaaattagtgAGCTACCTTTCGACCAGTGCCTCCTGGAGGGCAGCAACTGGTGGCAACGACATGGTTGTGGAGATCAAGGAGCCGAAGACCCGCTCCGAGAAACTCATGGCCTTCCAAAAGAAGCTGCGCGCCAAGACGCCGTTGGGCAAGCTGGACGAATTCTCGAGGCATCCCTTCCAGGAGAAGGAGCCCCTGAAGCCGTGGCCGAACCAAACGAATCCCTACACCGGAGAGATTGGAGGACCATCTGGTCCGGAGCCAACGCGATATGGTGACTGGGAGCGAAAAGGTCGCGTCTCGGATTTCTAGTCACCCCTTCCGAACAAGTTCCTTAATTAGAAAATAGGCTGTCATTTAAATGCTACCCACTAAGACTAAAAGCACATGTATACTCGAGTAATAATGTTTAATGTTTAGTgtataaatagaaaaaaaatacaaatatttttgaaaaacttaactattgatttttgaatttaataacttaattttcagataaaagattatttattgtttaaatacatggaatacaaaatataaagttCTTATTCAACTAACTCTTTAATGAGGTTTTCACTGATTTCCCAAAGCTGTCGCTGCAATGAAGGGCTTTTCGACAACTTGCTGGGCTCGCAAAAGAAACAATTATTAAAGTACAGTCCAGACAGGCCCGTCAGTTCATTGGCAGTGGCGCAGTAAATGCTGGTAGCAGCCGCTTGTTGCTGGATAGTGGATACATCAATAAATAATTGGGGAGAGTTCAGTAGAGAAGACTTACCAAAGACTTCGTAAAGGGTCGAACTATGGCAAATAGTACCCTGTAGAACCAATAGTTACGCGAGAGATCAGTGGATACCATATTGCCAGGATGCACGCTGAACACAGAAATCCCTCGCTGTTTCCAGCGCtggagaaaaaataaatataatttaattgacccaattttgtaataattaaGCTTAATGACTCACCTGAGCTAATTCCTGGGCAAATAAGACATTGCACAATTTGGCATTATTGTAGGCCATCATGCTCCAGTACTTCTCTGGTGGCGGGGACAGATGATGCACTGCTAGATTCTCCACAGGAAGATTGGCGAATCTGGGGGAGAGAGGAAAAAGGAGCATTAGTTTGCCACACATTCTATCTTGTCCCGGGATTGTTTGTTTCACTCCACATCCAGCTGAACCCATTGGACTTTGCCCCGCCGGCCGACACAATCGCAAAACGAGTCTTGATTGCCATTGTTGGTGGCTTTTCATTAATGAGATGCAGGCAGAGGAACTGGATGGGTCGCTGACAAAGACCCGAGGAGACCCTACACCTAACAAAGGCGCCAACAAGTGGCTGGCAAAACACAGCCCGATAAAAACAAGGACACTAGGAAATGATCAATGAACTTTTTATAGAATGTACCCTATAAGTGGGCAAGTCCATAGTTCTGGTCACGTGTAGTGGATGCTCATGTCGCATACTCCTCAGGGAACATGTATGTGGCTTGTACATAAACTACTGCGCACATTTTGGACTTTGGATTTGTTTTCATATTATTCACAGACACCCGACGATGCTCGGAGTCGACTCGACTTGgtttggcttggcttggcttggggGCGATGTAAAAATAACGTCGCAAAATGTATGCAAATTCCAATTTATTTATAAGACCTGGGTGGACAGCTATCGCCGCTTTCCATAATAAATATGTAGAACTTGTTGTGGTAGGTGCAGGCTGGACGAGTATGATATACTATATTGTTTATCTGGTTagtatttgaataaattataaacaaatttctTTCCAGGGGTGTTAAGAGTATTTAAATTGCAGAAATCAGCTATCCATGGCGTGATTATTATTTGtctttttaaaaagatttgcccttaaaaacaaactaatttGATTAACTTTATAGCTAAAGAGgtctatcttaaaaataaaagtatctACATCCTTTTATGAAATAtacttttattgaaatatGATTTAGAATCTTTTAAAaccctttttttaaaagaaaaattcgtGATCATCTTCAACCAGTTCCCAAATTTGTGTTTAAttctaattttaataataaaaaaatatattccaaaTCTTGTTAAAAAGCAGCCTAATTTAATGCTTTGTATTATCAGTTAGCACTTAGTACCGATTACTCTACTTTGACCCCATTAGCAACTAAGTCGGTAGTATTAGTCATATCTGGAAAGCAATTGGTGGCATACATGACTATCTGCGAGTACTCCGCTGTGGCGCACGAGACTCTATGTTGCACGTTCGCCAGATATCCACCAACCCTGCCAGTTTTTTCTGTATTTCTCTCGGTGAAGCCAAAAATGTTGTACGTG
This region of Drosophila bipectinata strain 14024-0381.07 chromosome 2L, DbipHiC1v2, whole genome shotgun sequence genomic DNA includes:
- the Tsp33B gene encoding tetraspanin-15 is translated as MRQPFRRASLYVTLLLIAEAVIGLLFLVVTAYYHVVLTSYLADIESRLVYGYVFGLYMYGVQLLVTFLVSISMWRRLWRRRCTPNVHLILALWLLYSCVIVASGFGCVWNLYHGVNVLESAVETSLIRGIDLYYSCPEWKLLWDGLQWHKECCGAHDYKDWMNAEWMPNQGDNCSLTILAPYACCKRSCESCYNNFSPGGGISESRPIPALTVESINTNGCLPIFHGAITNFVYILLALWALSLKFLIMICCISKYILNRQNQGDGCDNVGLSDENGHPLVIVKYPCNVRCVTIGEEDLGSDIAPNYCNCNEVDEDNCNDY
- the Sirup gene encoding succinate dehydrogenase assembly factor 4, mitochondrial; this translates as MQSMARQSAKMFPQVGKQVSYLSTSASWRAATGGNDMVVEIKEPKTRSEKLMAFQKKLRAKTPLGKLDEFSRHPFQEKEPLKPWPNQTNPYTGEIGGPSGPEPTRYGDWERKGRVSDF